The window CCACATGGTCTGAATGATGCTGATCAGCTTTATGGATCGTCTGCTTCATCAAACAGTAAAGACAGTCGGAGATGGGTTAGAGGCAaccatttttttaaccatCAACATTCTGTCTCCGATGTCGGGTCCGACTTCTCACAAGCTCCTCAATGGACTCCTCCAGCTATTCAGGAAATCAGTGTTCACAACAATGGAAGCACTAGGAGGAGAGGTGAGACGGTTGATGATGCCATTATCAGAAATAATCAATTTTATGGAAATGATATTACTTGTGCAATTGGGTTCTTTAGTCTGGTAGTGTTCTTTTGGATTTTTCAATTCTGAGAGTTGAAGGTCATAATTCATGTTCCCCTGCATGTGCATGTACAAATCATGAGGCATTCTTCTGCAACACTTACTACTTTCAGCTGATGACAGTAGTTATATTCATGGCTTTGCGACCTTAAAGCAAATGGAAATGAACTGTTTCGGACTTCTATCTGGATCAATACACAAGAGTATTCATGCTTTTATCCCCAACTAATAATTTGTTTGCTTTGTTCATTTGCTTTTTGATTTGCAACTTCATCTAGATAGAGTGGAAGCAGTTTAagcttttattttgtacagaCATCGTGCATTAGAAATATTCTCGTTTGCCCAGTATTTTTCCTGGATCGTTTACATGTAGTATGAGGTTTTTACCTAGCACAGCTCCATCTTATTATAACTTCACAGCTCCATCTTATTATAACTTTTTATAGCTAATCAAATCTTAACCGCTACATGGTCATAGACCAAGCTTGCTAAATTGGCTTTACATTACTTACTATAATTTGATAGATTTTGGCAATATTCCTTAGGAATTATTTAAGAGACTATTCTATTCAAACCTGCAACATATTTTGCTGTAAGCTCTAGAATATCAAACTGTAGTTTCTGCTTTTTTCCAATTCATAGGTGTGTCAGCACCCAGCAGTTTAAAACTTCATTTCATGTTGGAGAGAGTTGGCATCTCTCTCTCATGTGTAGCTTGTGAGATGTATTCAGTTTTAGTGGTCTGTGATATATATCATCTTACCCCAATTATTGCTCAGATGGATCATTTAGGTCTGTAAGACAGATCTTCCTTTGAGAGGGCTTAATGGAATGGCAGGGTTTGAAAATATTGCCTTGTATTTCCTGCAGGTTTTCTGTGGGATCCCTAACCATAATAGCCCAAAAGTAACTTAGAAATGGTATCATAGTACGGGCCTGTGTCTGGGATCTTGGTAGCTGATCTATTGTTCATCCTCCAAAGTCCCACCCAAACCTACAGGCCTGCCTCCAAATACCATGACATCTTTCCTCTCCTGTTTTTGTTGAAAAATGTGTGTCAAAGACAGATGGGTCATTTAAATGATTGTTCTAAGACAGGTCTTCCTGTGAGAGGGCTTAATGGAAACGGCAGGGTCTGAATTCATGACCCTGTGATTCTTGCAGGTTTTCTGTGGGATTCCTAACCATAGTAGCCCAAAAGTAACTTGTAAATGGTATCATAGTACGGGTCTGTGTCTCTGGGATCTTGATCCCATACCAACCTACAGGCCTGCCTCCAAATACCATGACATCTTTCGTCACCAGTTTCtattgaaaaatgtgtatatatgtgagagagacTTAGTCTCGTTTAGCTCCAACATGCTATGTTTGCGAGCATGTGGTGACCATGGGAAATTTTGATTTGGCTTCTAATCTTCTATATCATCGTTGCCATCTCCTTCGAGCATTCAATTTTCAGCTCCATGGGTCATTATTTGTTCCGTATAGCTTCATGAAGCATGTTAATGTCAGACTCAAGCAGTTTTAACAATGCACGAGCTtccttcttttaaaaaaaaataatctggTTTTGCATAGTGGattcctcttttttcttcttccactTGCTTTCTTTCTCTACTTCCGACGATAGATATGCTTAGTCGGATTGttctttttctatattttgctGGATCGCATGATTTAATGTCGTTGCATTTCCTTATCTGACTTTATTATGTCTTTTCCCTTGTAGATCCAGCTTCAAGGTCATTGTCCTTTGAACCTGCTTTTGAGGTACTTTCCTCTGGTTTCTCTACCAGCATTGAATTCATTCAGGCACTGTGATTCGATTTTCTTGTAACTCgtaatgattttctttttcctccagGAATCCCCAGCAAACAGAGACAGCTTGGCTTCCAGTTCGTCCCGTTCAGACAGTAGTGAGTCAGAGTTTGGATCAAGGTTCCGCTTTCCCACCCAACGGAACAGCTCGGGCCGCCGGTTCTTTGTCTCCAAACCAGTCCACCCACTATCCCTCCCCATTCAAAGCCCTGCACGAGATGCTTCAGACATTGATCATCGATTGAGTAGTGCCAGCAGCAGTGttgacttgagtttcaccGATGCTTCAGAGCCTTTGGAATCTGAATTGTGTGATGGGTCGCGCAGCTCATCTAATGATCAGAGATGTGGATTGTGCGGGAGGTTCCTCATGCAGAGATCACCTTGGAGCTCCCGTCGGATTGTGAGGAGTGGAGACCTACCTGTGGCGGGAGTTCTTTCATGCCACCATGTTTTCCATGCGGAGTGTTTGGAGCAGACCACCTCCAAAATGCACAAAAGTGACCCTCCTTGTCCAATATGTGCCAAAATGGAGGATTACAACTCTCCGGAGCGTAGAATATATTCCCGATTAAGGAGTAATTTTCCAAGGCTGAGAACCTTCTCAGAGGAAGGCCCATCAAGGCCTTGGGGTTGTGGGCAGGTCAGGGATTGCGTAGAAGGAGCTTTTCATGCGCCTCCTCGAAATTCCATGGTGTTGCTAAATAGGAATCGTCTGAAGAAGAACCTCTCTCTCAAGGGCGCCTCTTTGAGCAAGGAATTCCCTGGTAAGGTGAAGAGAAGCGGGccatgttcttcttcttcaccctTCTGGGCCGGAAGCTCGGTCGGTCAGTCTGCGACCCCGAAGGTAGCAGTGTGCCCATCTCCTGGAAGTTGTGAAAGTTTGTAGATATGTAGAAAACCAGTTGGCTGAAACCTTCGGATTATTGTCCTCCTTTTTTCCTCATTGGATCTAGTTGGTTTTAAGCCCAGTCGATATCAAAATTCTTGTAGACACGAGAATCTGACTTCTGGTCTCGGCATTGTATTTGTATAGAAATTATTTTGCTGCGAAACCTTATGCTTGAAATGCTAATATATGGATTGCTTGGATTTGGAAATTTCATCTGTTTGCTGCAATGCATGTGACTGCTGCTATGATGGGCTGGGCCTTGTTCGTCTGCTAAGTTCTTAGTGCAGCCCGTCGTGGTTCAGATCCTGTAGGTTTTCGTCTATGAAGTTAGATCTTAACAATATAGGCATGCGAATGAATAAAATCACGCAATATCTCACTGTATTGTATGTCACTGCTCACCAGTTTCAATAAGCTATGGCTTCGACCCATTTCTTTTACGTACTTTCCGGAAACTCTCTTAAAATGATGTGGGTCAAGCGTTGTTAATGAAGACTTGGAATGATCACTGCCTTGCTCTGAAAGTTCCAACCATAGTAAGTTAATGCACGATTTGTTATTTATTACCAGAGACCATCCGATCGGTATTTTGTATCGATGAGTCGAAGTTAAAATGTATTAATAACCGCTTTTATGGTTTAAAGTTGGTAGGCAATTCTGAATAAGGCGATAGTACTCAGAGAGGATGGTCCATGGCTGAGTTGATATCACGTAGGTGCTTTCACCTCTCTCTTTAGCTTTTCTTTGGTTTGGTCGGAGAAAAATAACCATGCTCGATGCTTTCTTAGATCATTGCGCCAGTGAGGCATCCACGCCTCAAGCCCGGAATCTCAGATACAAGGGACCACATAGCTAACCGATTTAACGATTCGTCAATGTGGACTCGAGACTGCCTAACTGAAAGGTTGAAGCCGCATGGTTGATGGTTGCACTGTTTGGTGCTTAGCTTCTGATATTGTACTGCTCAGAAACATCACCTGCTGGGACAAGGGCCCCCATTCAATGGAATCTCACTCGCCGATGGAACAACTTGCTTTTGTTCGGTTTATGCTGCAGAGGTTGTCCTGCTGCCTCCTAACTTGTTGAGCTTTAATAAATGCTCTTGTTGGTGCATGCCTCAGCTCCTTCTGTAATATTTTCCTGTTTTGGAGTGTTAATGTAAAAAATGTTCATCTTtgtgaagaaggaagaaaaaccATTTTTGGTATTGCATGAAAAGTTAGAAATGTAATGAATGATAAGGAAGAAATTTTCCGAAACCAGCCACTCTTCACTCTCAACCAAACCTTCTGTGTTAGCCATTGCTTTTACCGAAAAGACACTTATCGGTCGGGTATCGGATTCGGGTATCAGGTTCAATTTCGCCTTGCTGCCAATAACGAAGCCCCGCTCTGCAGCCACTAGAGAACCACAACAGAGGACACATAATCATTTCTTTTGCGATATGGATATCGAATTGtcaacaaaaggaaaaaagggaATAGAGCAACTTCGTTGCCCAATTGAACACCTTATAAGCTCAGCAGTGACGTGATCAATCTCTTAGATTTTTTGGAGGGTTCATATCCGGTGTTCAGTTCAATGGGCTGgacaaattacacaaaaaaatctCGTGATACATGAATTATACCGAGAAGAAAGAGACAGAGATCCTACTTAATCGATGGAATCTATCGGTTTAACCCACTGCATCAATCATGATTTAAGATCATCTAATAATGACCCGATTTGATAGCATCATCTCCCACATCAATGGTGATCCATGACATGGATAATGTTTTCTATGAAATGTCCATATCATCCcactcaaaaaaaatttccaaccTTGACCATCTTCCTTGGGCCAACAATTGAAGTGCTATCTCCTCATCATCTGTTTAGGCTTCACTCTGCTCCACTCATTTAATTCACACAAAAGCCCATAGGCCCCCATCTCTCTCTGGCCCATTGAGAATTTAATTAGGAGGGGgaccattttaatttaattaattaattgttgatttttgttttgttttcttcctttctaaCAACTTTTTCATGTGCAAGTGTTCGCATTACACCAGACAATTGAGGGCACATGCAGCAAAGAACATGACACCACTTGGGATCCTTTGATTTTGCGTTGCACCCCCCCAACATATCCATTTTGGGCCCATTTGGATCTTGACAAGAGCCTCTTGTCCATTGGCCGAACGCCTCTCgatgttgatttttttttttctatttcgaACGCGAATTAATAGACAACAGATGTCGGATATCATACTCTCGGAATACCTCTTTGGTTATGCAGACATATTTCATGCAGTAGTTTCTCTGTTCAAGTGTTTCTCGGGTTAAAACTGTCTATGTACTGAATCTTATTCATCATATGTCCACGAGTACGGTGTATACGAAGTAACATACATGGATAAGTGAAGAAGAACCTGCATCCGAGAGAACATATAGTGAGGGGAAAATTGACCTCCAAGAGGATAAGTGAGGATGGAGACAGTCCATGGAAGTGCTATCACTAATTTAAGTTTTACGAAATTCTTTTTGACGAAAATGTTAAGAGGGGCCGGAAAAATCTGAGATTGCATTTTCATTTTACGTGGCAGTTTTTAAATCGTGGAAGAGAATGTTTTGGGCATACATGGAGCTATGCTGGATAGAATTTTTTCAGATTACAATCGGATGTGATCTTTTCCTACTCGGAGTGAAATTTAACCACAGTCGATTAAGAAATTTCTTTCATAATACTAAAATTTTATGAGTATGAAGAATGAAAAATAACGATAGAGATATATCATCAATTTATGTGTAAATTGGTGTGCTATACCTTATAGGTCCGTAGAACGTAAGATATTTATGCTCTATCACGAAAATAGAAAACCAGATGTACATTAGATTTTTGCGCTATTAATTCACATTTTGAAAACGGGACAAGAAATTTCGATGATTGGGCTTCCTACTAGAGCCAAGCAAGCACATGTGCTCAGTCGTCATGATGAGCTTTCTTCATTGAGATGAACCAATTGGTCCCTCGATTGGAAATTTGAAGTTTCATTTCCCTTTTCGAAAAAAGCCTTAGTAGTGAAACTTCACTAGGGAAAGGACATTGGCAATGCACGAACGTGTGATGAGAAAATTTGACggctaattttttttttcctttttgctttAAGAAGAGCATGTGATTCCATGTGATGATAGGGGTCCATATAAGCATGATAGTCTCGCCATCACATAATAACTCACTTTGTGTAATCTTGAAGAGATCAGACACATTTGGCTCCCAGTGCATGTGAGCTTTTGTCTTAGGTCAAATGTAAcatatatctatttaataataaaaatttctacTAATTGGCCAAACTTTTAGGGCTTTGCACTTTACAACATTGAGCCCTAACAAGATGGAGAAAGTGATAATTAGTTATAGCCCAAATTAAGTCGAGTAGCCTTATCGTTATGGAGTATCCTATAAACTACGAATATCGATTCATCGTACCAGAGGAATTTTCAGTGTAACATCACATTTTCACTGAAATTACATATATTCTTCACTTTCAGCCTTTCTATtgtacataataaaaatagttaTCGATTGCTTTAATATGGTTGTGTGCATGTTACCCACCAAATTTCTACACAGGGACAGCTTTCTATTCGGTGGCTCGTAGGCATCGCAATAAAGGAGTTGCACTACTAGTTTGGAAGAaaagcttttgcctaggcacATAATGTCTAGGATCCACAATATGGGAGGCCACATCAATGTGGTGAGATAAAAGCTGGATTCAATCACTAATACTTAAATGAATAACGTGCATAAATCTCCACCCAATGGTAAAAAGGGATCTTTACGTATTCTTAGATAAACGACATATAATTGTGGTAGTCATTTTCAACTTCTCTCAATAAAGTATTAGCCATCCCAATACATTTCTTTACACATTTCCTCTTGTAAATATGCATTTGTTGGGGAACATAAAAGGGAGAATTGCATTTTGTATGGAAAAGACTAATGCTGTGTAAAAGGAAGGAGACACATAGGCCCAtcaaattatttgaatatCTCGAGTTATATACTTTTAATAACTCGGTCGTTGCCTGTTCTTTCTTTCATGACATGGGAGGATTATCAGTGCAAAACGTGGTAGGGAAAGAAATTAATGGGGCGTGAGACGCTCGACAGACGAGAATGAACCGAGTACGGTAGTTAATGGTTATAAGTCGAGGGCATGCTGAACACCTTTCTCGTAATTGCCAGTATTATTATGtccccttcctttttttttcacttttcctttttatgttTGACTGTAAGATTTCCACATGGTCGTGCCTCTAATAAAACGGGAAAAATATCATAGATGCCTCGTTCCCTaccattttgaaaattcaacgATTTGAGATCACGGGCCATTATTGGCCCATGGGCTTCAGTGGGCCCTATTAGTCCACAGTGCTTCACACAATAAATtctggaaaataaaataattaagacatattttctttctttcttttttacaaTAAGTCAAGGAAATCGTAATTTCATACGAACATTCACCACAGTTGCCAGTGTATGATTATTTTGGGTGCATTTAACATACGATATAATTACCACGATGATATGAATATCGAAATCCGGCTAGACACAATGATGTTAACATCATGTCACGTTGCCGAGGCACGAAAATGGTAATAGGAAACAGCCCTTTGATTGAGAGACTAAATTGGTCAGTCCAGTTCGAGCGACCCTCAACATCAACACAGTTTTCATGTCCTTGTGTCACGATATCTTTGACATGATCCATTTGTGGCCCTCCGTATGTAACGTATACAAAAGCAATTTGCATactcattaaaaataaaaataaaagaatttgcaTGGGATTAATTAATGCTTTTATCCCCAAAAAGCCCTTATGTGTATAAGAAAATCTGCAGCGATTAATGAGATAACTAAATATAAATGTGTAAATATGtacattattcttttttttttttgtaaatctCTTTGAGCTGTTGCTGACCTTCTCGTGGAtatcaatttatttaatataatcgAGTCATTTTGAGAGCTAAGTATTGTATATCTTAATGCACactaatacatatatatatatatatatatagacttgCTTGTATTTATGTACATATTTGGCTTAAGCGCAATCATTGTGTCATTGATTGATTCCAAAATTTTCGTCaaccaattttttaatataccAAGAGATTGAGTGTTAGCTTTTGCTAATTACAATTACGATATATCGAGAAAATTTCCGATCGGAACACCATAATGTGTCggcaatatttttattttatttttggttgcTTCAGTAGTTGAAAAGCCCTAATGATCATTTGCAAAATCAGAGGGTCCCCATTTCTACAATCATTTTGTTGATCTCTTTCTTTAGTAACTCAACGGGAACCATTTATTCCATGAACGTTACGAGGTCAATGAGTTTTGTGCTAAGCAAACGAACCTTTTGCAGTAACTCGTCCCTTGAATCGGAACTAATAAGAGATCTCAAATTTAATTCTAATTTACCAGTAAGACTCTCTTATCCCTTTATTTCGTTGCCCTGACTAAGCCAATGTGCCATGGTTTTAagactgaaaaaaaaaaagttcatctTTTGTGTAGGTTTTAATAAACGAGAGTTATAACAAAAGAGAGATTTATTAGTGCACCTTCACTAATCATCAATTTAGGTAGAAAAGTTCTATGTTCGATCTATTTTCTCAGTTCTATATTCGATTTTCATTTGTGGACTTTCTCTACCTCTATATTTCACATgctcatctcatttgtttgGCTAGTGTGACTTACGAGTCTcatttagaaaaagaaaaaagaattataccATACTCCAACCGAAACTTTTGAACCTATTCACCAAATCCCAATGAGTAGTTGGATGTACTTTATAGAGCATTTGTGTGAAATTTtgctcctttttgtttttcctgtttttatttttccaatcaTTTTGTTTATGTCAAAAGTAGCTCAAGAATTAGTTAAGACTACAGATAGGCAGTTAACGTTAAAAGACAATACCAAATCTATTCGAAAGATTTAGCACTCTCTTTGCTAGGCAAAGTCCTCCATTGATTACGGGCGTGCTTCATCCACtttcaattcaaaataaaaatttggactttttttaacaaaaattattcacaattaaagtcgtacaaataaattaaattagctAAGATGGGACGACACGACTGAAATAGCAACTTGTATATGCGATATATCCTATCCAGAAAGGGACTAATACTTTGTTTTCTCGCAAATGCATTAGACTCCAGAAATTAGCTTAGCTCAAGTGATCTAACAACTCGCTCTCAACTATATGCTCATATAGGGCCTCCAAAATGAAACCCGGGTCGataaaaaatgcatgaaaGAGAGAACATATCGTGCCTATTAGAAGTTTGAGGCGAGTATCATCCTCGATTTGCCCTCCCATGGTTCCATTCATCCCAATGGGATGAGCACCATCCTCATTTGCTGTGATTCTGCAAGCCACAACATGAATGAATTTCACTAGCACATCGATCAATAGCGGACGATAAGCTTAGATAATTGAAAGAGTTGAACTGACTCTTCATCATATCGTTACAAATTTAGAAGCACGATTTGAGATTCTTGTCTTTGTAATGAGCTGATCCGCTAATACACCAATTTCCATATGTGAAACGACTTGCAGTTCTTCAACGATCCGAAAAATCGAAGACCGATTGGTAACTGGATACATCAGAAGTAGACTCGATTGAAATTTTACTTAGCATAGAGTGGGACTGAAGATATTCCAACCTAAGGCTGCTGGTTCTTTATTCTTtctgagaaaaagaaaaggcgaAAGGGTGAAAGACAGCATCCATGTTTGACAATTCTTGAGAGataggaagaaagagagagaagttaGCCAAATCGGTGGAATTCCGATTTGGAAGATTTCATACGGATGTTTGTATTAAAGTCATGATAAGATATGATTAGGCATATGATGACCACTTAATTCATGAAACATCAACCtttcatattacaaaacttcCAACCACATCACTGATATGGCTTCGACACTCATTCCCCTTAAATTATATCTCAATTCGAGTCTtgtcaataaaaaaatctacGTTGAAAGAATTTTACCCATTGGGTGGTCATTTTGGTTCGAACTGAAATTAGTCGGGATCTGTTGAATTTCTAGATATCAGAATACACATCGATAAAAGAACTTCCAACAACGCCACTCGCCACAGCTGGACATCAGATGAAaatagagagagggagagagagatttaTTAGTCTAATCACATTGAATTAATTGTCTGCTTAGAATTTTTCTATTATCATTATGTTCCACATGGGGACCAACTTTTTTCCAACGTAAAGCATGAGACATCACGTTGTCTGCTTATGGCGGGCTTCGGCCGGTTAAACGTACCCGTGAACTGCAAAGAAGCCTGCACACGGTTGGCCCCGGAACATCATACTGCTAATAGCCATGATAATAGTTATGATAACTTCTTTATTAAAGGTGAATAGTTCACTAAGTTTAAATTTCAAGTTCtagcattgcatatcatgatGATAGATGCATTACATTTAGGGATAATAGCGCCATATAACCTAACATTTGAAGGAATTTTTAGTTCTagcccaaacttgattttttacctgagatatcccaacgttgacgtgttggtttcaaatctatcccgatgCTAACTTTCCGTCTAAAATTAACGAAATTGCACACGTAgcacgttaattttgtaacaagtgtcgggatagatgtgaaattaacgtggcacgtgtgcaattccgtcaattttggatggaaagttagcgtcgggatagatttgaaatcaacacgtcaacgttgggatatctcaggtaaaaaattaagtttggaCTAGAACTAAGAATTATTTCAAACGTTAGGTTATATGGCGCTATTAACCTTTACATTTATACGTGAATATTCTTCCCTTTGTCATAAAATTAGAAACAATTTCCAGTTCATCGAAATTTCAAATATTGTGAAAAGCGGATGAcacaaacaaattaatatGAAGCTGAAATTGTCCTTCAATTTACCATAGAAATGTTAAATCAGTACTGTTTGTCGTAATTATCGCTGACTAATGTAAATTTGGGATCATTAAAAGATCCTGGttatgattaatttgtttgaaTGGAGGGAAAACGTACGCGACACATGAACGAGAAACAACGAAcatctaattaaaataaaagttgtcccagaaaaataacatattaaattgaaaaaaaaaaaaaacaatgataTCTTCGAGTCAACAGCAGAaatgatattatttttgtgGAAGATTGGACTCGCCGCTGCAGCAAAAGCGAAGCGAAGGGAATCAAATCAAAATCCCAGAAATTTGGACGGATCGACCCTACAGTGAATCTCTCTTGTGAGGATCCTAAGCAACAGTGAAAGAGAAAATGTGAGCCAACCAGAAAAAAATATCTCGTCCCCCCCCCCATGTAATCTATGTATATACAAAGTATACGGAAGAAGCATGGGCATAACAAAAAGTCTAGGACGAAGCTCAAATCTAAAATCTCATGTTTTTGCGTAGAGATCGTACTGTCTCATTGGACCGTGATCTTGGTACCCTCGGGCTCATAAAGTTATTGGGTCTATCGATTATAACATACACTACAATAAAGTAATTTATTAGtaactaattaatcaattgtAATTGGTAAAAAGTCACTTTTaacaattgaaatatttttcgaaTACATATGTTTAGTTGTCACGTCCTTCTACTATTGAGTTGTGGTAACTAATGTGCAATTAAGATTTTTTAGTTGTCATAGGCTATAACAACTAcgttttacctcttagtaaaaagaaaaatgtagtTGTGAAAGAATTCATTTAGTAACTAATAAACTCTTTAACAACTGTAATTTCAGTTGTTAAAGAACAAATTATAGTTGATAAAGTTTGTATCaagtaaaataatttgattGCATTTCAACTGTAACAACTTAATAGCTAAAGAAATTGacaattaaatatatgtatggttGAAATACATTTTAGTTGTTAAATGTGACTTTTTAGCAATTAAAATTGATCATTTAGTTGCTAATAAATTACTTTGTcgtagttatatatatatatatgtgggtCATCAAATGGTCATAACCTATTGGAGGAGCCACGAGCAGATGGAGACGTTCCTTAACGTGTCTCAGGATTCTTTTGTCCATCATGGCATCGTGTATTTATACATGTTCAAAGCGACTATCGTGTCGCCCTAATGACTCGTTCCTGAACTTATCTACGGACATAGACCATGGACAACGCTCATCGCATATATTTGTGGTAATGGATTTCCATGGCCTTCCAATTATATTCAAGCCCAACACAAGGAGATGAGATGAACTCCTACCTCACGAGCCAATCTCATGTTGATTCTCGTGCCACTATTTATATCGAGTTTCGCCGACCCAAACAAAGTATTTAGTCATATTTTCacttaaatgaaaaatctaatagTAATTGTTATGAGAATATGATGTATGTAGCTCATTCGAATTttatagtgtgtttggttttagagttgagttttgattttaattggtttgtaatgattatgaagttgaattatgaaaaaaaagtgtgaaaaaataatgaatagttgaaaaaatgtaatgattgtattgttgaattatgaaaaaagtaataaatagttgagataatttattattaaaaaatgaattgaatcgttaataaaaaaaattttaaaaataataattatactgttgacttttgttgtatagtaagaaaaattaaaattaaagttaaaatattaaaatcagATTACGAAATCAAGTGGACTATAACTCTTTTTGctattgttattattgttgttgttattattattattattattattattatgaaatttaaataatgGTGTTGATACTTTCTCGTAAAGTGGTCCGAAAATACTGACAGGATGGGCGGCCAATAGACTAAACCACCCCGTCTTTCCTCCACAGGTTTAAGGTAAGGAAGGAGGGCAAAGGAACAGTTTAGAATCTTTTGGACATTTCCAGACGACAAGTTGGTTATTGGCCGTTAAAGGTCTCAACTTGCAACAATTAACCTAATCTTTTAATTCTCTGGTCCTTCCCCCTTATCCCATTTGCTGTTAAGATAAGCGGGCGGCCCGGTGCGGACGGCTATGGATAGATTTGCGCACACAATTTCTCCGTCGCTCGATACAACCGTTCATCTCTAGCCAAATCCGATACTCAACTAGTAGCCGTCGTATGGTCGAATACAGAATACTCTAGGATTTTAGTCG of the Punica granatum isolate Tunisia-2019 chromosome 6, ASM765513v2, whole genome shotgun sequence genome contains:
- the LOC116212249 gene encoding uncharacterized protein LOC116212249 codes for the protein MSFQFSISFWSKPFREARQHPQIPFLGVLKKIAKTGSLCCVAARPHESNEASGDWSVGQQEPYWRTNTSYSPPPSRWDFHIQFEGLPHGLNDADQLYGSSASSNSKDSRRWVRGNHFFNHQHSVSDVGSDFSQAPQWTPPAIQEISVHNNGSTRRRDPASRSLSFEPAFEESPANRDSLASSSSRSDSSESEFGSRFRFPTQRNSSGRRFFVSKPVHPLSLPIQSPARDASDIDHRLSSASSSVDLSFTDASEPLESELCDGSRSSSNDQRCGLCGRFLMQRSPWSSRRIVRSGDLPVAGVLSCHHVFHAECLEQTTSKMHKSDPPCPICAKMEDYNSPERRIYSRLRSNFPRLRTFSEEGPSRPWGCGQVRDCVEGAFHAPPRNSMVLLNRNRLKKNLSLKGASLSKEFPGKVKRSGPCSSSSPFWAGSSVGQSATPKVAVCPSPGSCESL